Within the Lycium ferocissimum isolate CSIRO_LF1 unplaced genomic scaffold, AGI_CSIRO_Lferr_CH_V1 ctg24095, whole genome shotgun sequence genome, the region CCAAAATAACCAAGTCTACCCAAGTGTCGTACCCCATAAACATGACCACACAAGCCTATAGACCCGATCTACTATCATAGAATCTCCGACAGGAGTAGAGACACGAATAGGTACATCAAGCATATCACAAAGCATATCCAGAGCCATAGAGAAGTAAGTGGATATATAAGAGAaggtagaacctggatcaaatAAGACAGAAGCCGATCGGTGAAAAACTGAAATAATACCTGTGATAATCGCATCAGAAGCCTCAGCCTCTAGTTTACCCGGAAAGGCATAAAAATGGGCACGTCCACCCTCGGACTGTGTGCTTCTATGAACACCACGACCTGCCTGAGATCCTCCTCTCACTGACTGAGTGTTGCCCCTACTGCATCGATTACCACCGCTAGGCCGATGGCCACCCTCGCCGGACTACGAACCCCCTTACTGTAATATCCTCCTCCTCTAGCTGGCGGTGCTGGAGGCCTGGATGTctgaactgtcacgacccaaccccgtaagccgcgactagtgcccgacctgggcacccgtacctACCCAGTATCCCAAATCAGAAATAGTGTACGAATAACTCATACCGTGTACAGATAACATATATACAGAATGGTGGAACGTCGCCCCCGAAGTCGTCACAAACGTACGGTATATACATGTCGTTATCATAATCCAAcaaataatatcacaaataagccgataaggctatcatagtataggggacgtccaaatcacaaattacacGACACTATtgaacagtgaatacccataacccacacatatatgtctacagacctctaagagtcataacaaaatcatatgacgggacagggccccaccgtacccgtgaataatcatgtacatatgcatcgtAACAGAATCTGGGTCGGAGTATcagctccagaacaagggagcgctcccaagtcaccgaacagaatcctaggccggtggatcatccaaatgaGTATCCGGCCCGCGCGGCgaaacgcacttcgaagaaagggggtcggacggaatatgtCGACCGAGTATGcacaaagcatgaaatatagtaaacaggatcataggcaaaaccagaagtacagaaagtaaatgcaatatacaaaatatcaaatgcttactcataaaaatacaaatcatgcatagggctcttagaacgatggtcgcccgcccattgttggcgccataccacaacatcacaccagaaggtttcatatctccgtatccccgtcacacatcataacacatcataacaacacagcataacaccaaacagaacccggccctctatcgaggagctcggcgaaccgtaacacagcatcacaccggaatataacatagtatgcacgatacataaccggctcgggatccggtgaacgaggtaataaccataagcacgagcggagtcgtgagtaaccatatgcataaaatcatagtcataactcattaaataagtaagaaatccatatgcgaaagtcaaagtgaaaatagtgttaagtctttcccgaaggtcattaaggataagcatagaaaagTCACGGGCCCCACGGATGGGTGCCaatcccatccgagcccgactacgagagttgggggaatgttatgtctcatgaagttacctattaggtttcggggcgatccgagctcgtctgcaaaagttacgagcgtttgaagttcgggaccttttAGTAgcaaattctttataagacttttgaaattcaatcatttgaaaacataagaaccttagtttggttacattaagGAGTAAGTCTTTAAGAATGAATAAGGTacatatctaagctcggatcctaagagtggaattaccccgaggctcgggtcatagcctagttagcactaagacatgccaaataagagaaagttacgccttacatacctcgtctgctctcaagctaagtcaagcctcaagtctcgagcgctccaagatctacataacgccaatataccaaacattaaccataagcatttagtcattcaattccaaacgaacattaaattctacagaaatttcggcagcatttcccctgtaaatacaacaccccgagaattcaactcggccaaattcaacaacaaccaaaccaacaaccaagctacgacatcaataatcaattcaaagtgcatttcaacatcaataactcttttctacataattcgacaacatttcatttttcGTTCAAACTAACCATATACAATCGAACCAATACCAATACACACGCATTCAAGTGCTAAtacaaaaccattcaaacaagattcaagaacatctcaaccaatccacaaagtgttcaaacggcccaaccaatatgcTACATAGCCGaaagtcttccaaattcaatcaaaactacaacaatacatttcttcctttcaaattcacaaattacaccaacattccacacattaacaacatcaaccacaataatacaaaaactatattaaaattacattatcatCTCCAACATCCTAcaaacaattccaacttccatttaaatcattaaatcatcatttttactatggaatccatgcaacaacaaccaaaacatgctaaataaaatttgttcttcattcttacacaccacacatatattcggccaccacactacatacacggccacacactagtacccatattttcatgaatttcacccatttccacttactacaacacacataagctatctataacacatgaaaagaggattaaaactcaccttcttctttcccttcttcattcggccaaggtaagatttttgcaagaacaaaggcttttcttgattcaacaactacttcatgttgtttagcaccttccaaagagtagaaaacatagaagaaaataatttttttgtgaagAATTTTCCATGGCCAATTTCGGCCAGCTCCAAACCGAACAgcccctctttctttttttttttctccatgtttcttcatctctctagaattggaaaagatgacaaatataTTGACTAGTCATCCctcttatatttatataaaaaaccccaacaaatataaagtgCACACATGTGCCCCTCATGaatttaactaatcaaatttggccaaattttgtgggagggcccacaagtcatgtgcatagcCACATgccctttttatttcatgaacattgaattttcaactcttcacttttggccccaaatttcatgaaatattaatttccataatttcacttttaaccccaaattttccttaatattccattccaacaaaataacaagcaacttatgccttaaaataaaatcgatggtcaaaaatctcaacctcgcatcccggactagtcttgtccttaacttttcacggttagctcggaatgtcctaatgtacaaaaatgcgggatataacatgaacTCTAGAACCCTGCCTGGATCTAGGACACTCCCTCGCGTAATGCCCTGTGTCACCACACTCAAAACATGCCCTTCTGGCCATAGGCTGCTGAACTGTCACAGAAGAACCAGAATACCCTCCGTGGTCTAAAGGTCGAGAGTAAGAACCTCGGGAAATCTGCTCAGAACTGTGCCTACTATAGCCTGAAGAACTACCTCCTAAAGCCTACAGTGATAACTGGATTGGGCGGCTATAGGGATAATGACGACCCCTATCATGGTGTCCCCTACCTCTAATAAGACCTCTGAAACTGTCAAATCTGCGAGCTTTCTTGTCGCCACCCCCGCTATGTGCCCGATCCATCTCTGACTCGACCCTCCTAGTATGCTCTACTACTGACTGAAATGAGGCCCTAGAAGCCTCCAACTATAAGGTCGAAAGCCGAAGCGGAAGGTccaaacccttcacaaatctccTCACTCTCTCAGCCTCTATGGGAAGTAATGTCGTTGCGTAACGGGACAAAGCGAGGAATCTGGTCTCATACTCTGCAACTGTCCTATCCCTCTGCTCCAATGTCGAAAACTCATCCTTCCTGTTGTCTCTCAGAGTACGGGGGATGTATTTCTCCAGGAACACCTGATAGAACTGGGTCCAGGTTGAAGGCAGCGACCCAGCTAGTCGACACTCCATGTAAGATCTCCACCACTGCTTGGCATCCCCAACCAACTGGAAAGAAACATAATCGACCCCGTGAGACTCCACTACACCCAACTTATGAAGCATCTCATGGCAGCAAACAATAAAATCATACGCATCCTCCCCGGGAGTACCATAGAACCAAGGAAGAGACATCTTGGTGAACCCTTCGAATAATTTTTGCTCCTCACTGGTCAACACTGGCCCATCCATAGGCCGTAGAGCAAAATCGGATGCTGGAGTAGTATCAATACGGGGAGCCACTACTGCTGCCGGCAATACCTTCGATATCCGAAATCATGGAGCAACCCTAGCATCGGGAGTCTGACCTCCCACTCTAGTCTGCGAGCCATCTGGAGTAACTGGAATCATGCCATCCTGGGCCAAACTATCAAAGTAACCCAACACTCGAAACAAAGCCTCTTGAAAATCAAGAGTAGCAGCGACCCCAGGCTGTGCCTCAGTAGCCCCAATCTCCTCCTCCGGCTTATCCTCAAGCTCCGGAGTCAACTCTCTGTCAGGGTCCTGAGTAGGTGCTGGTGCTTGATCTCTGTCTGGAACAGCTACACGGCCTCTGCCCCTGCCACGTCCTCTGCCACGTCCCCTGCCTCGCCCACGGACAGCTGCTCGGGCAACGGGTATGGATGCGGGTGCAGGTGCAGGTGCAGGCTCCTGGCCTCCAATAGCGGTCGATCgcgtcctcaccatctgtgagagaacaTAGAAATGAGGTTAAGATACCAATCTGAACAATCTCGCACGAAAAGAATGAACCAGATACCAATCGGATTGAACTAGCacgaaaagagagaaagaagtgagtgtttcctaaatgtcctatagcctctcgaggataggtacggacgtctacgtaccaATCCGCGAGACTCTACTAAACAGTGCTCTTGTACTCATTTGACCAATTAACCtagaagctctgataccaatttgtcatgacccaatacACGAGTCGTGGTGGTACCTATACTATCCCcccgagtaggcgaaccacattccCAATAACAAATTAGATAAgcagaaaattaaagaagaagaagttatcaagtcttaaatacttatcatctctagaaatgtcacgacatccccaaaatctggtcaaagggtacaagagcgctaaaTATAGTCTGGAATAGAAGTCTGAAAATACCCGGAGGCTACATACTGTCCGCCgaataaaaaatagaattaaataaGAGGGTCCTTCGGGGGGCCACGGATGACAAGTAGCTCACCACGAATGTCGAAAGATGTCACCCTCGCGTATCGGTATCGGGGTGTAGAATCGGAGCTTGGATCGTACTCGCACTCaacaaaaagtgcagcaagagtagtatcattACAACACTAGAATCGATAAGCATCATGGGCGACAATGATTAGCTAACGCATGAAGAAAtggaaactaacaagtagcacataaaGCAAAAGGTATGGTCACGTATCATATACAAGTAAAGtgtaaagaaatcatgaaatcaaccaagataGATATAGTTCACCAAATGATCAGTCAAATATATgagtggatgaatgcaatgcaatgcaacagtcacctctctcactccactctcgtacacacatgctaagggcagtgcctcaaagccatgacccatgggggacccgcaaagtccatgtacctctcATGCTCTCTGAaagaaacctcggaggctatcaatcactctcaatctccggcaaagacctcggagtctctctgtcactctcaatctccggcaaagacctcggagtctctcaatcactcacctcaccatcatcacaagaataatatggaaagcatgtcatgcatgatatcgatctcaacaatatcaccaatatacaatcaacaagtacaagtcatattcaTCGCTCACGTTCGATTATCAATATTACAATTCATTTTCACGtgatgagtgagctagtatgtgacgGAGATACACGCAGGTGATAATCACacaaaataacacatatggagacaagcccacataatagCTGACAGAACCAACTTAATTGGAATTCACCTCCActccatgcccgaaggcctaacaTGCTCTCCCCGTCAATTTCTACcactacatacgattctctctaatcgagtctaactaaagtagaccgtaacctacctcaatgccgagtgAGTGCCACGAATGATCAAAACAATGCCTTCCCTTCGCGTAGAGCCTCTGAACGATcgaagtctatcaaatatgagatctacgttagaatacgaatctaaggacacccatattgctatacttatatTCGACACTCAAAAACGCATCCCAAAAAGTGACCTCAggcccacaagggaaaaacTTGAATTTTATTGGAAATTCATTTACCCATAACCTAATATTCAATTACATGGAGAgtgtgttgaagttgaagtgcaAGGAAATAACATGAGAAAATTCGCAAAACTGAAAGCTAAAGTCACGAGTAGGCACTTCAACCCCTTAGTAAATATGGGGAATCCATCAACTATTTATCCATTTTATCACAATTCATCTAAATATTCCATAGGTATTTACCAATATATTAACATTCTAGTTCCAAGGTAAAATATCCCAACTGTGTatgaagaaaaggatgaaacAGTGGCTTCTAATAGCCTAATCTAACTCTCAAAAAGAGTACTATTAAACTCATGATTGCCATCATCATTACTTCAATCATATGATCCTAACAACTACCTTAATTATTAATTCATTAAATCCTTATCAATTCTTAGTGCACAAACATTTCTAAATAAACCACTAAAGCATTTAATGGCTGGAAAAAAAATGTGACCATCATTACAGATGTGAGGCTTTTCTCTAAGTTCATATATGCTCCACTTGGGCTCTATAATAGATATTGTCTTGTA harbors:
- the LOC132043407 gene encoding uncharacterized protein LOC132043407, yielding MVRTRSTAIGGQEPAPAPAPASIPVARAAVRGRGRGRGRGRGRGRGRVAVPDRDQAPAPTQDPDRELTPELEDKPEEEIGATEAQPGVAATLDFQEALFRVLGYFDSLAQDGMIPVTPDGSQTRVGGQTPDARVAP